In the Alligator mississippiensis isolate rAllMis1 chromosome 7, rAllMis1, whole genome shotgun sequence genome, one interval contains:
- the LOC102571789 gene encoding angiogenin-4, which translates to MTQARTLVMLWALAGSALLLVVSANQQQYERFLLQHVHCNPRGRDDAYCNRQMRYMLREDRRRDPNPGKKICKEINTFIHETKDAIRAVCQGGGSEYVTRSGQVMHRSFSSFQVTTCRFHGGKPLENCRYRASRDSRRIVIACDEDRNPVHFEESHI; encoded by the coding sequence ATGACGCAGGCAAGGACCCTGGTCATGCTGTGGGCTCTGGCAGGCTCGGCCCTGTTGCTGGTTGTGTCAGCAAACCAGCAGCAGTACGAAAGGTTTCTTCTCCAACACGTCCATTGCAATCCCAGGGGCCGGGACGACGCTTACTGCAACAGACAAATGCGCTACATGCTGAGGGAGGACCGGAGGCGGGACCCCAACCCAGGGAAGAAAATCTGCAAGGAAATAAACACCTTCATCCATGAGACAAAAGATGCCATCAGGGCCGTGTGCCAAGGAGGGGGCAGTGAGTATGTGACGAGGAGCGGCCAAGTCATGCATAGAAGCTTCTCGAGCTTCCAGGTCACAACCTGCAGGTTTCACGGCGGGAAGCCCCTTGAGAACTGCAGGTATCGGGCCAGCCGTGACTCCAGGAGGATCGTCATTGCCTGTGACGAGGACAGGAACCCGGTGCATTTCGAGGAGAGCCACATCTGA